A region from the Vicia villosa cultivar HV-30 ecotype Madison, WI unplaced genomic scaffold, Vvil1.0 ctg.002869F_1_1, whole genome shotgun sequence genome encodes:
- the LOC131639945 gene encoding uncharacterized protein LOC131639945, with product MIEDDGNSGTEQGSGLKKTKRIPMCKSTSVEEFLKENGENGEEDECENLEEEENIMGEEENTQQTEGASKKRTRGPTQCLKIHARKSEDHEEVVLDDDGESIGPNDRTVTDLSCFLGTVARNSKSYPLVYTNFKALKKANKDRIWEFVTDKFSIPDNGSRAVFSRINDAWRRYKKDLKKSCFLKYTTMSERLKHRPQTKIRKINAVNRAKQKNMHQMGPTNFAWIRAKLKEDGKEVSQAEMFIETRQSRKGKQPDKETSSAISKLQESVHNSTESETFNSLFGKEKSG from the exons ATGATAGAAGATGATGGAAATTCCGGGACAGAGCAAGGAAGTGGCTTGAAGAAGACAAAACGAATCCCAATGTGTAAATCGACTTCAgttgaagaattcctcaaagaaaaTGGGGAaaatggtgaagaagatgaatgtgaAAATCTTGAGGAAGAAGAAAATATAATGGGTGAAGAAGAAAACACTCAACAAACTGAAG GGGCAAGTAAGAAAAGGACACGTGGACCAACTCAATGTTTGAAAATCCATGCTAGAAAGAGTGAGGATCATGAAGAGGTGGTCTTAGACGATGATGGAGAATCTATTGGACCCAATGATCGAACCGTGACAGATTTGAGTTGTTTCCTTGGCACTGTCGCGAGGAATTCAAAATCGTATCCCTTAGTTTATACtaacttcaaagctttgaagaaaGCAAACAAGGACCGTATATGGGAATTTGTCACT GATAAATTCAGTATCCCTGATAATGGAAGTAGAGCAGTTTTCTCTCGCATAAATGATGCTTGGAGGCGTTACAAGAAAGATCTCAAAAAGAGTTGTTTTTTAAAGTACACTACTATGAGTGAAAGATTGAAGCATCGTCCCCAGACC AAAATTAGAAAAATCAATGCTGTGAACAGAGCTAAGCAAAAGAATATGCATCAGATGGGCCCAACAAACTTTGCATGGATTCGTGCAAAACTG AAAGAGGACGGAAAGGAAGTTAGCCAGGCAGAGATGTTCATTGAGACTCGACAAAGTCGAAAAGGAAAACAGCCAGATAAGGAAACTTCAAGTGCAATT tctaagcttcaagaatcagtTCATAACTCAACTGAATCTGAGACATTTAACTCCTTGTTTGGGAAAGAAAAATCTGGATGA